Proteins encoded by one window of Lathyrus oleraceus cultivar Zhongwan6 chromosome 1, CAAS_Psat_ZW6_1.0, whole genome shotgun sequence:
- the LOC127134513 gene encoding uncharacterized protein LOC127134513, protein MAFLLPNLQPYLQTQFKSKDKPLHQTLSQPKPTSHFLVSSTSSASSSQVNTPTSIQDKHQQQLPKDEFYVNLGLAVRTLREDMPMIFIKDLNYDIYRDDITFLDPLNTFTGIEKYKLIFWALRFHGKLLFHEISLDVYRVWQPSKNVILIRWNLKGVPRVPWEAKGEFQGTSKYKLDKNGMIYEHKVDNLAFNFPQNIKPVSVLDLITSCPASPNPTFLWSYVDIYSSSWIILYKAVSDTILNQERSLLPQDGLAICS, encoded by the exons ATGGCTTTTCTTCTACCAAATCTCCAACCTTATCTTCAAACTCAATTCAAATCCAAAGATAAACCTCTTCATCAAACCCTTTCACAACCAAAACCCACTTCTCATTTTCTTGTATCTTCAACTTCCTCAGCCTCTTCTTCACAAGTTAACACACCTACAAGTATTCAAGATAAACATCAACAACAGCTTCCAAAAGATGAATTCTATGTCAACCTTGGACTTGCTGTGAGAACTCTCCGTGAAGACATGCCTATGATCTTCATCAAAGACCTCAATTATGATATCTATAG GGATGATATAACATTTTTGGACCCCTTGAACACATTTACTGGAATTGAAAAGTACAAATTGATCTTCTGGGCATTGAGGTTTCATGGAAAACTCTTGTTTCATGAGATATCACTTGATGTATACAGAGTGTGGCAACCTTCAAAGAATGTAATATTGATTAGGTGGAACCTTAAAGGCGTGCCACGAGTACCTTGGGAAGCTAAAGGAGAATTTCAAGGAACTTCAAAGTACAAGTTGGACAAAAATGGCATGATTTATGAACACAAAGTTGATAACTTAGCATTCAATTTTCCACAAAATATTAAACCAGTTTCAGTTTTGGATTTGATTACTTCTTGCCCTGCAAGTCCAAACCCTACATTTTTGTGGAGTTATGTGGATATCTACTCTTCTTCATGGATAATTTTATATAAGGCAGTTAGTGATACAATATTGAATCAAGAAAGGAGTTTATTACCACAAGATGGTCTAGCTATTTGTTCATAA